In Gossypium arboreum isolate Shixiya-1 chromosome 6, ASM2569848v2, whole genome shotgun sequence, the following are encoded in one genomic region:
- the LOC108486484 gene encoding uncharacterized protein LOC108486484: MRPPFNSFPHRPQQNGFQSNSAVANQCNNNMNMLMMQPQMGIFNPQLPTPLSNNINNINKNSSVMPLLNNVGFMNGANQQFPTQNNSTGFPQIGPIFPNMNNLAMFQQLPAQFNNSLHNPNQPNWLNLPQQNNMGLTNGQQQRQQLQQQQLFLQNQLQNVSQLLNAQLPDLSQFVSGGQAIVPNPHFGFMQPNQMQQQANQSQQNLADVNASNLSSAPASQVPGDPSFRRPKGGPGKNSQNMNNFPGRNAKRIQNGVDLRSLSSISLGSIKRIMQRERLHLLMDIRKKGLIMRGQLNFLILILQTQLKKREDRLL; encoded by the exons ATGAGACCTCCTTTCAATTCGTTTCCCCACCGACCCCAGCAG AATGGTTTTCAATCAAATTCTGCGGTGGCAAACCAGTGCAATAACAACATGAACATGCTTATGATGCAACCTCAAATGGGTATTTTTAATCCTCAGCTGCCAACTCCGTtgagtaataatattaataatattaataagaattCTAGTGTTATGCCATTGCTAAATAATGTTGGATTCATGAATGGAGCTAACCAGCAGTTTCCTACACAAAATAACAGTACGGGGTTTCCTCAAATTGGTCCAATTTTCCCAAACATGAACAATCTTGCAATGTTCCAACAACTTCCTGCTCAATTCAATAACTCTTTGCATAATCCAAATCAGCcaaattggttgaatttgcctcaACAAAATAATATGGGTTTAACAAATGGGCAGCAGCAGCGGCAACAACTACAGCAACAACAGCTTTTTTTACAGAACCAATTGCAGAATGTGAGCCAACTTTTGAATGCTCAACTCCCAGATCTCTCACAGTTTGTTTCTGGTGGCCAAGCCATTGTGCCGAATCCGCATTTCGGGTTTATGCAGCCAAACCAGATGCAGCAGCAAGCCAATCAGAGTCAGCAAAATTTAGCGGATGTTAATGCATCGAATTTGTCTTCTGCACCTGCTTCACAAGTACCAGGAGACCCTTCTTTCAGAAGGCCAAAG GGTGGTCCTGGTAAAAACAGTCAGAATATGAACAACTTTCCAGGAAGAAATGCTAAAAGGATTCAAAATGGGGTTG ATCTCAGAAGTCTAAGTTCGATCAGCCTCGGTTCCATCAAGCGGATAATGCAAAGAGAGCGTTTGCATCTTCTAATGGACATAAGAAAAAAG GGCCTGATAATGAGAGGGCAGCTAAATTTCCTCATTCTAATTCTGCAAACCCAGCTAAAGAAAAGAGAAG ATCGCTTGCTTTGA